The Ziziphus jujuba cultivar Dongzao chromosome 5, ASM3175591v1 genome segment GGCAATTCTGTTAGTTTTAATCTTCCCCATCATGGACCGAGATATGCACATTCCAAACATCAATATCATGAAGAAAGCTGCAACAACAATGAGTGAGATAACATACGACTTTATTCCTTTCTTTCTCCCTAATTTCCTTGCATCCGAATTAGAACTGAATTCCCAGGAAGTGATGATATGATTTTCTGGATACAAGGCTGTAGAAGCGGAGAATCCAAAGGTAACCCACTCGGGAAGAACTTCCTTTAGATCAATGAtgtgagaaagagaagaagaaacagGGTGTTCCTCTTCTCTGTATGTCCAGGACGCGGACAGGTTCTTTGTGGTAGCATTGTAAGATATATAAACATCAGCCACCTGTCCACTATGCGAATTGGCATCCCAACTGGTTTTGACTACTGAAGAGATGGAGTTGATATTGATCCCAACATGCTGCTCCGGCGGATCCCAAACTCTAGGAAATCTTACATTGGGACAAGTATCAAACTCAACCATGATGATTTGGTTTTGAGAAGTGGCGAACCTGGTTGTGTCATTGAGGAGTCCCAGATATGGACCAGCAGAGTTTGGAGGAATTGGATAACCAACAGGAGCAAGGAAGAAGGCAAAGCCATCATCGGTATGGTTAGAATTGTGAATGACAATGCTGAAAGAGAAACGAATAGCGAAATTGGTGAGTGTTCCTGAAGCTGAGTCCCAAAGATGCAATGGCTCCGAGTATGTTGCCCTCCCAGCTAAGAAGCAATTTTCCACGGTGTTAAGTTGAATCACTCCAGAAGAAGACTTGGCATCACCTTCGTATACTATGTTGGTTGGCTTTGGTTCAAAATAAGTTATACTGAAATTCAATGAATGAACAATGGGAAGcaacgaaaagaaaaataaaacaacaattaCTAAACGCCCAAGAAGAAGACCAAAACATAGATTTTTAGGTGTGTTTAGATACATGCTTGCCGTGGAGTATCTGTCTTGGGGTTATTCATGCCAgtgtacacatatacataggATTTTGTAATTACATATCGTTTGCGTATGGTAAAAGTTATCCATGATAAAAAGATTAAGagcaatatatttaattttcatcAATCCCTAAAGCTTAAATTGTTAAGATGtaagtttattatgtatatcaaattTGTATCTAACACAATAGTCGTTGTTTTTGAACAATAATTTGACGTTTAAATACTCATTGCGcgaatgataaatataaaaacataaaaatagacattataaaaaataagtcCGATTACGCctatttttaatcttaaatgGATTATCATTACGTAGGGATCTATATGTAAACATAATATCTATTTAGATACGTTCCAATGATCCATTCtcataattaaaatgtatataacCCTATTACGGTCTGATCCGATATGGAATGAACTTATAATCATAGAACCAACTCGATTCCATGATTATAAGTTCATAACCCTAGCCCATTCTCATTTTAGGAAGAATAGATCTACTAATTCTTTGACTGCAGTTGGTAAAAGAGATTTTGAACTAAGAAATAAATTCTAGAAGTTAAAAAATGATATCCTGAGCAATTTCAATAGCCAGTTTCATTGATATTCATGGTATAGTAAATGCTATCACACGTAATGTGAAACTCAAATGCACTGTGGGTAGAACGAAACTCTATCTATATCGTCAATTTTAAGTTAGTTTTTGTAATTACTTATTCTGTAAGTTACTTTTCTATCTTCTGTAAGTTACTTTTCTATCTTCTTTCatctttttgtttcattgtattttatcaattttgtttGAGTTATTGAATAACATTTATGAATTTCCCCAACAATCTGAAGACCGTAAAATGGGTTTACAAACAATGTCAATCCTATTGAATAGAGTGGTGAAATATCTTATCATTTATCGTTGTTAgacatttgatatatataataaacccACATCttataagtttaaatttttgaaatcaatAGTAATTCCACGTTCTTCAAAATCCTAATAATTCAACCATGTAACGTGAGATGTAAAATTTCTCATGAAGGTGACAAAAAGCATTGCATTTCAATTTCCACAGTCAAGATTCAAAAGTCAAAACCAATATAAAGCTGTCAGGCTCTTTTGACAGACGACATTGTGAAGGAAAAACCCAAGGAGTGGTTACAAAATCTGACAGCTATCGGATTGCCCGTTTGCATTCATTTCTAACAGAAATAGAGTCTACTGTAAAGGCGTAAAGCATGGGTCATCACCCCGTGGAAGAAGTAACCTGATAAGTTTATCATTACTCAGATTATTAAAAGTATTTACCAAAAGTGATAGAAAATTCACGTACTGAACCGCGGGATTTGACCATGGATTACactatttgaaagaaatctacaacataaaaaagaagcataatTAACAAGACTTGAGCTACAGAGGATTGTGTGGCTATTCGGCGCGACTTTGGTTTGTCCCTAAACCCTGGATCGTGAACTATTTAGATATCTTCctctttaaataatttctttaatctcaaataatttaattattttcttttctcttcttttacGTGTCACATGTAAATATCCTTtttgactttgttttttttttttttttttttcatggaatGGATTTTTTAACTTCAGTAGAATATTTACATGAAAAAAATGGTTCTGATTATAACTTAAttgtttgcttttaaaaataatagttctGTTGGATACTAcatatgtttattaaattttaattagatatgATAAATATGATATCTTGAAGTCATGAAACTAAAACTAGTAAAATAATACCAAGTCatttcataagaaaaaaaaaaaaaaaaaaaaagggctgaGATTTGTATCACTCATGTTAAAATTGTCTTCATTTCTGTTCGTATAAAAAACGTTGGGTTAATGTCAAAGTCACAGAGCTTGAATACCTATGAAAAATACTATAACCTTGTCATCCTGGAGGATGATTGGCTATTGTTAATCAAGTTAGTGGACTTGAtagaaataaacaataaacaattTATTGGGACTAAATTTCTAAATTAACACATtgcttcttatttatttatttatttatttttttggggggggttgGGGGGGGGTGTGTGGGAGGGAAGAAATAAGACATtgcttttattaatataaattattaataaaatttacatttttattatatatgttaaattgtgAATAGACTATTatcagaaaaaatattaaaggctATAGtagttatatatgtataagaatttataaattgaaaacaagTATAAAacgtaaaagaaaaatatttatcttaaaTGTAATAGAAAATAGAATAATTATCTAAACTGTaacacaatttattttattaggtcaattgttttttttttttttttaataaattgcaaAGTTTTGAACAAGTAAATGTGAATTTCGTTATCCAACAAGACTTCTAgaacaaaatacattttttattaaaaaactaattgtAAAAGctaaatatttgaaaagaaGCCGTTCTTCTTAGACTCTTGGGGCTACCGTACGACGACGTCGTTCTTATTTCCAAAAGTAGCCGTTGGGAATTATACTCCTGTACGACGACGTCGTTCTTATTTTTGAAAAGTGGCCGCTGCGAATCATAAAGCTAAaatactctctttctctcccaaATCCCACTCTTCTTCTCTtccactttctcttcctcttcgtCTTCAacccctcaaatcaaaattatcGTCTTCTTTTCAATGATTTTCCTAGAACCATGAGATCCGCTGTGATGTCAAAACACCTCCTGAGACCTgtttgtaagtttttttttttatggatgaaatcaaattttttttttttttttttcagaagacATCAAAttggggtttttagggttttttttttttttttttttaatggataaaaTCAAATCGGTCGGAAATGTAAAAAGGGAAGTCTTACCGTGAAAATActtgttttgaaatttgaaattttaatcttCTAAAGTTTTCTTCTGAacctttttacattttttttttttaactttttccttttattattaacAGTTCGTGTTGGAAAAAAGAGGAAAGATATGATTGATGGAGTTGAAGTTTGCGTCTGCTGGAGATGGACAAATATAGTAGTATTGTTGGTATtgctttcttattattttttacctctttcttttattttagtttttaaaatttttttgcattataTTTGATAGAGGCACAACGAGAATTGTGAATAAATAACTGGAACTGGGTTAACAGCATTTTATTCTTGTTCTGCTTTTGTTCTTGTTATGCTTCTATTATATGTCTTAATTGGTGCACATGGATTAGTGTAGGGTTGTAGGAATTTAAGTATAACTTTAACCATTTATTTCCAGAGTAGCTTCTGAGCATGCTAAGAATCTTCTTCACAAATTTTTGACATCATCTTTAGTTAACagtctttgtgtgtgtgtgtgtggtttGTCTGAAGGAAAGGTATTGCATTATACTAAGGGATTGTATATGGTGTTTTTGCAATGCTATACGTTTCCATTTTCAAGTtctatataaaaagataatgaGGCACAATACCTACTTCCTTTCTAGATTCTACGAATGGGTTGctctttcattttcaatttaccCACCAAAAGGATGGGGTTCTTCCCCTGGTTCCTTATTGTCTATTTTATCTTCTCTTTCAATGATATGTCTCTCACCCAAAGTGTTACTTTTAAGTGAAAATATGTTAGTTGAATTATATTGATCTTAAATATCGAGTTTTGACCGTTTGCATCTAGAATTGAATGTCGTATGCTCTAAATATAATATGATACTgaatgttgatttttatttttatgatctgCTCTGTGTTCGTGTCAACTATGAAGTTCTGGTGtattttatacatacatacatatatgtaatacACTCTTTTCTCTGGCAGCTTAGTTTCCTCTCATGAATGCCCAAAAACATTTAGTGAAGAAATTTAAATGAGTATTGctttattttgtgtgtgtgtgtgtgtgtgtgtgtgtataggaTGGAGTGATGGCTGATAAACAACTGATATGCATGCACACGTACGTAAACACTTAAAGCATGCTATCAACAGTGCATCTACATTAATAGACACATGATATTGCCAAGCCCCAACACCCATATGATCTTTATTCCTCAGTTGATGACTGTTGGTGACTTCTTGAAAGAGTACATATAGTATGaactaaaattagaaaaaatattataataataagtatGGCAAAAATCAGTATAAGTAAATTCAGCGGATGATATTAGCTTTTTAACCTTGTGAAATTCATATGCATTTTCAATAGATATTAGATGGAAATTATTAAATAAGAAGTCCATGAGTATGGAAATTAATCATTTACTCTTATATCTCCCTGATTTTGCAGTGCAGAGTCGGTCCCTTGGTTTGGTTATCAATGTCAATAGAAAAAGCTTCTTCAGTTACTTGTAAAAAGGAGAGGAGGGGTTTGTGGTTTGCAGTGTAAATTAATGTAAATTTGACTGTAATGTTTTGGGATTTGGTTGTATAGCTTGTATAAGGATGGAGTTAATATAAAAATGGATACTATTTTTGTTTGCGAGAAGAAATCACTGGGGGATTGCCCCAGGGCTCTTCGTTCTGTGTGTGGGTGTGGGTGGTGGGTGCtttctctctcatttttttccctctcactTCCCCTCTTCAATCTTCCTCTTACTTTCCCATCTCCACATTTCCtatctatttttcctttctgctttactttctccatttttttctctttattttctttctctgttttctctATTTCATTTGTCTATCTTCTTTGGCTTTCTAATTTCTCTCTTTGTAAatctttactttctttttgttatactctttattttctttccttacTTTCTCGCTTTTTTCTCTTCACTTTTTCTCTCCAGtctctttcattttctctcAAATTTGATGCTCTATTTTTTCAGTTTATTTTTAGATCTTCTCTTTTTACTTTCCTCCTccacttttttctctttaatattCTCTATAATTTCTATTTGATTTCTCTTCACTCTCTAGTTTCTTTCTTATTATTGCTTATGAGTAAATTGTTTGTTTCACCTGTTAAACTgcctaattttattaaattccaTTTATGTCCTtgataataaacaaaattataaataaaacaaatacttttagaacccagtaattttattaaaataaaagacaaaaacaagatagggagggaaaaaaaaaaaatgaaggtgaCTTTTAAACGTATAAAATTGATACTAGAACAAAtggtaattaaaagaaataaaaggacactatgaatatattaaaaaaagaaaaaaaaaaaaaaagaaagaaagatgaagATAACTTTCTAAAgtacacttttattaaaatcattttttttttggtaaaaaatatgccgcaaaaaaactattattttaaaattccccccccaaaaaaaaaaaaaactatttttattagaacaaatacaaaatgacgaaatacttatatataaatttaagattaaaaaaaaaaaaaaactagtaatTAAAGATGAGGAAAAAAATGTGTAGcaacctaaaaaaaataaaaaaataaatagataatatatttttttaattaaatgtaaattacatttttatgcaTTCTTCCATTACATGTAATAATTTCAATAAAcctaaaaaattgtattttcatgTAGATTTTTATCAACAAACTAGTATAAACAAAatcttaataattatatatacaaaaaattatctcATAGAGTAAacatgaatataaaatttaacaatgaaaaaaacttaaaaagtgtAAAAATCTAAATGTGTGTAACtacaaaattttagaaaaaactaaaattaaaataataatattttataatatttattttttttagtggaaaaaaagctaaaaaaatttgaacaagtaaaatatataactaAGAAACTAAGAATACAAAATTTTGTCTAAGCAACTACAATAGATGTAAGTAACAAATTTTATCTAAGTAACAAAATACTAAGACAAAAACACTTGTAAACTAATTGTAATTGATGTAGTAAAAGGACataaatggaattttataaaatttggtaTTTCTAGCTTGTGAAACGAATGAATTTACCAGTGGCAGTAACCATTGAAACATAAACTAGGGAGATATGCTAGAGAAATTAGAGAGAGTGGATAAAGAGTAAAGGAAGTTGGTAGAGAGAAGTAGGGAAAAAGTCCTTTGATAAACTAAGAAAGTGGAGAGAAAGTGGGGAGGGTGGAAAAGAATGTGGTGGAAGTATAGACAGAAAATAGTGAAAAAGTGTAGGAAGAAGCATATAGAAAGAAGAGCTAAAGAGGAACTAGAGAGACAAAAAGTGCAGCGAGAATGCAGGAGATGAGGTGGAGAGAAAAATGTACATAGAGAAATttaagagagaagtttttttacAGCGAGAGAAAAAGAAGGGGAGAGTTTTGTGCAAGGAGAAACGTAGAGAAGGTTATGGAAGAGAGAGAAggtaaagaaagagagaaggaaGGAAAGGAAGTAAAAAGGTTTGAAATGGAGAGAGAAAGTAAACGTAGATAATAGATAAAGTAAGagggggatttttttttttttttttttttagtgtgaTTAGTTTGATGaaggaattattttttattttgatggatGACATCAAATCTTGCAATCTTGCAATTTAGGAAGCTTTGCCATTACATTATTGCatataaaaactattatttCCTTCAACAAAGAAGATGGttattatatgataaatatacGTTTTAAATGAAGTTGGAACTTGTATAGAGAAAGCTAAAAGAGAAGTTAGAGAAAGTGGAGAGATAACAAAGCAGTAGAAGAGACAAATGGGGAGAGagagtttttgttgttttttaataatgtaAATTGTATTTTGCGACAGAATGAATGTAAACAttgaatttcttatttttatttatagcaAGTATCTCTTTTTGTTGCTCATGGCATCAAATATTGCAATTCAAAAACGAGCATATGGTCTCTTAGAATACAAGTTAACATAATGCATATAAAatcacatatataaaatttgtagcaCAACAATGCACTCTTATTGAAACCGAATTTTATGATATAAAAGGTTTGTCATTTAATTGAAACTACGTTGGTATTTGGGCTGTTTATCAGCACTAAATTGACAAAAATGTCTCTCCACCTCATTACCATCCATGCCATTCTCATCAAACATGGCAAATAGATAAGCTTCAATAGCTCCACTTCTCTTTGGAATTCCATTCTTCACATGGTTGATCAAAATCCTATAATAAGTCTCTGCAATCCCAACACTTGCTTCAGTACCACCTTCTGATGGCCTACCACCCTCCGATACCACAGCCTGCAAGTTTGGTCCACCTGCTTTCTCTAAAGATGCATACACAGAATCAACCAATGCATCAAACGGATTCTGGTAATCAAGGTTAGTATTGTCATCAATGTGTTGCAGCTGCAGGGTAATTTTAGGGCTTGAAGGTTTGAGTTGAGGATGCCAATGGTGAGTTCTATGTTTGATCCTTTGAGGGCCTGATCATGAAAAGTTGGTTTGTGTGGTTCGTaaatcctcatccttgtaaTGGCATTGTTTTTGAAGTGTCGAATAACAACATCCGCTTCACTGGCCtcacaagaaaaaataaataaataaataaataataaaaacggAGAGAGCTGATAAAGCGTAAAAGgaagagaccaaaaaaaaaaaaaaaaaaaaaaaaaaaaaaaaaattctctctaACGAAAAggaatcattttattttttttttggctgagtcgtgcaaattaaaaaaaacaggCTGCAAATTCAGACTCTTGAGTGCTAAAAGTACAAAACACCAAATGGattaatttgcttaatatttTTAACGACCATCACAGTAGATAGTAGAAGTGATTGGAGATTGAATGGAATTTGCTTTTTGTTGGGGTAGAGGAGGAAGTGAGTCATGCATATCGCATGGAAGCTCAGGCAAAGGCATGTCAAGCTCAAGAACTTTAATCACTTGTCCTGCTTTTGGCCTTTCCCTGTAACTAGGATGAGAGCACCATAATCCCACCATCATCAGCCTTTGCATCTCATTAGAATCAAAATCCATGTTCAATCTTTCATCAGCTGCATCCATTATATTTCCAGCGAGGTAGAGCTCCCAAACCCATCTCATCAGCGGTACATGATATTCACCATTCTGGTAAGTCCTCCTCCCACATGCAATTTCCAAAGCCACAACGCCAAAACTATACATGTCTGATTCTTTACTAGCCTTCCCTCCGTTGACATATTCCGGCGCTAGGTAGCCGTAAGTCCCTACCACCCCTGTCAACTGAGTCCTCAATCTGGGATCCACCAGCTTAGCAACACCAAAATCACCAAGCTTGGTGCTGAAATCTGTGTCTAATAGGACATTGGCTGATTTGATGTCTCTATGAAGAACACATTGCTCTGCATCTTCATGAAGGTAGTGAGTTGCTGAGGCCAATCCTAAAGCTATTTTATATCTGGCATTCCATGGCAGAGTTATTTTGTTGCCGAAGAGATGAGTGTCAAGGCTGCCATTATGCATGTAGTCATAAACCAGTAAGAATTCATCTTTCTCGTGACACCAGCCGATGAATTGCACCAGGTTTTTATGTATCAGACGGCTTATTATCTTCACTTCATTGATAAAGATTCTTTCAGAATTATCAGATCCGGTAGATATTCTCTTGACGGCAACAAGGCGGCCAAGATCATTCAATGTTCCTTTGTAAACTTGTCCAGATCCTCCTTGGCCGAGCTTTTTACTGTCCGCAAAGCCATCTGTGGCCGCTACCAGTTCTTGGTGGGAAAATCTTTTGGGAAGCGCTCCTCTTTCGAGATCCCAGTCAACTGAGATGGGTTTATCAGCAAACCATCTTCTCTTGCTCATCATCTTCCAAATCACGGACCGACCGATACATATTCCAAACAACAACATGAAGAAGAAAGCTCCAACAACAATGAGTGCAATAACATGTggcctcatgactcctttcttTCTCCCTAATTTCTTCGCATCCAAACTTGAAGTGAATTCCCAGGAACTGATGGTGTGCCTCTCGTAATCCAGGCCTGTTGCAGCAGAGAATCCAATGGTAACCCACTCGGGAAGTACTTCCATTAGATCAATGATGTGAGAAACGGAGGAAGGAACAGGCTGTTTTTCTGCTCTGTATTCCCAGGAGACACTGAGGTTCCTAGTGGTGGCACTGTAAGATATAACAACATCGGCCATCTGTCCACTATGGGAGTTAGAATCCCATTTGGTATATTTAACCGAAGAGATGGAGTTGATATTAATCCCAACATGCTGCTGTGGCGGATCCCAGTCTTGGACATTTGGAAGAGTATCAAACTCAACCATGACAATTTGGTTTGAAGAGGTGGCCAACCCAGTGGTGTGGTTGAAAAGTGCTAAATATTTGCCACCCGAGTTTGGAGGAATTGTGTAGCCCATAGGTGCAAGGAAGAACGCAAATCCATCAGCGGTGGCATTACTACTGATGTCAATGGTGAAAGAGAAACGAGTAGTGAAGTCGGTCAGGGTCCCTGAAGCTGAATCCCAAAGGTGCAATGGCTTCGAGTATGTGGCCCTCCCAACCATGAAGTAATCCATGCGGTTTAGTCGAATCGCTCCAGAAGAAGGTTCGGCATCGCCTTCATACGCTATGTTGGTTGCCTCTGGCTCAAAATGGGCTATATTGAAATTCAATGAATTAGCAATGGGAAGCTGGAATAATGAATGGAAGCTCGCGACTAGTACTATAACAATATTTACTAAACGCCCATCACCAACTAAACAATTGCTTCTTGGCGTGTACAGAATCAGAGACATGGCCGTTAAagccaaaatatttttcttttttgaaattttggtgtAACAGATTGAATTCCTTAGGAAAAATCCCAGTTAGAATTTGCTGCAAAATCTGATCACTGCTATTGGATATCGACCATTCTTATTCTTATAAAGGAGTTGTACCGCGTGAACCATTGATCAACTCATACCCATCATTATAGAGACCGAGTCTTTCCATTTATTAAACAAACTATTTGAATTAGTATTTGTGTTgctattttcaatatttctcCCGTTGTAAAGTCAGAGCATGCCAAGATATTTCTTTGactattctttaatttctcGAAAAGTCAAGATTAAACTCTTCATCATATTACAagaagattatttatttatttattttttataacttttttacaTATATGATATCTCATCTCGAACCATTTTTCAAAGtccataaatttttagaaaacccGTCAATTTATTTACCTTCTCCTCCCGTGTCATTTACGTTACCAATGGTGTAACATAAATGGATATTTTACCAATGGAGTTTTcatgaatacaattaaatctCTTACTTTTGGAAGAGATAAGGTTAAAACTAACATTATtggtatgaaaaaaataaataaataaataaaacaccatCAGCGCTGCAAAACCTTCACTGAAATCATGATACTGAAAAATTTTGTTAGAAAACGCTCCCATAATCTTTTGAAGaacaataaattcaaaaatttagtcTACCATCAATAAAAGACTGATAATGCACTCTTTATGGTGCAGAATTGGCGCATATTgtagcatatatataattttgttaaaaacacATGCCAATCCcgtactataaaaaataaattatcaatattttaaagcgttttttataattcataatGCATTTTTTATGGTGCAAAACTGACATGCACCGTAAAAGAGTTGGATATTTGCAACTCtatgtatttttctattttaaagaagttttcaaaccttaaaaaatatatataatttctaatgGTAACGATGCACGGAAGAAATGATAAATTTCTTACttcatatttaagtaattaatgtTCTTTTGTTTATACATGGTATAGACACCTTGTTGTGAGGACATCTCAAAAGACTGCCTAGCTTATAGGCAAGTGAGATAatcatgataaattttaatttttgttaatacattcctttaaaaatttaacttttaattgaactatatttgcaaattaattttttttctatggaTAAATAGTCAATGaaaatatacaataaataaattaaaaattatgcccaaaaattaaaaaaaaaaaagtacataatCAACATAAATCAACATActataattagattatatattattttctcgtAATTATTTAAgcttaaatttgtaaaattaatacaaCATAATAATGAATAAGTTCCAATTGGATGTGCTTTTAGTCTAATCTACGTGCAATGGTTAAAactagtatatttatatatgatgaaAAAGGAAAGTTTTTTTGCTCCAATCCTTCTTTCTAATTCATGAGAATAATTtcattta includes the following:
- the LOC107419869 gene encoding glucan endo-1,3-beta-glucosidase, encoding MRIYEPHKPTFHDQNPFDALVDSVYASLEKAGGPNLQAVVSEGGRPSEGGTEASVGIAETYYRILINHVKNGIPKRSGAIEAYLFAMFDENGMDGNEVERHFCQFSADKQPKYQRSFN
- the LOC107419926 gene encoding L-type lectin-domain containing receptor kinase IX.1-like, giving the protein MSLILYTPRSNCLVGDGRLVNIVIVLVASFHSLFQLPIANSLNFNIAHFEPEATNIAYEGDAEPSSGAIRLNRMDYFMVGRATYSKPLHLWDSASGTLTDFTTRFSFTIDISSNATADGFAFFLAPMGYTIPPNSGGKYLALFNHTTGLATSSNQIVMVEFDTLPNVQDWDPPQQHVGININSISSVKYTKWDSNSHSGQMADVVISYSATTRNLSVSWEYRAEKQPVPSSVSHIIDLMEVLPEWVTIGFSAATGLDYERHTISSWEFTSSLDAKKLGRKKGVMRPHVIALIVVGAFFFMLLFGICIGRSVIWKMMSKRRWFADKPISVDWDLERGALPKRFSHQELVAATDGFADSKKLGQGGSGQVYKGTLNDLGRLVAVKRISTGSDNSERIFINEVKIISRLIHKNLVQFIGWCHEKDEFLLVYDYMHNGSLDTHLFGNKITLPWNARYKIALGLASATHYLHEDAEQCVLHRDIKSANVLLDTDFSTKLGDFGVAKLVDPRLRTQLTGVVGTYGYLAPEYVNGGKASKESDMYSFGVVALEIACGRRTYQNGEYHVPLMRWVWELYLAGNIMDAADERLNMDFDSNEMQRLMMVGLWCSHPSYRERPKAGQVIKVLELDMPLPELPCDMHDSLPPLPQQKANSIQSPITSTIYCDGR